A stretch of Henckelia pumila isolate YLH828 chromosome 4, ASM3356847v2, whole genome shotgun sequence DNA encodes these proteins:
- the LOC140866003 gene encoding hydroxyacylglutathione hydrolase cytoplasmic, whose translation MKILPIPCLDDNYSYLIFDEITKQAAVVDPVEPPKILRVAQENGVDLKLVLTTHHHWDHAGGNDKIKQLVPDIKIYGGSTDNVQGCTNKVENGDKLSLGDDINILSLHTPCHTKGHISYFVTGKEGDDPAVFTGDTLFIAGCGKFFEGTAEQMYQSLCVTLGSLPKPTQVYCGHEYTVKNLQFALTVEPENAKISQKLKWAAQKRKEGLPTIPSSIEEEFETNPFMRVDLPEVQEKVGCTSPVDALREIRQRKDNWRG comes from the exons ATGAAGATTCTTCCCATCCCCTGCTTGGATGACAACTACTCCTACCT GATTTTTGATGAGATTACTAAACAAGCAGCCGTAGTGGACCCGGTGGAGCCTCCCAAGATTCTTCGTGTAGCTCAAGAAAATGGGGTTGACCTTAAGCTTGTCCTCACTACCCATCACCACTG GGATCATGCTGGTGGCAACGACAAGATAAAGCAGTTGGTACCCGATATTAAGATATACGGTGGCTCTACAGATAATGTACAGGGATGTACTAACAAAGTTGAAAATGGCGATAAATTGTCCCTTGGGGATGATATTAATATATTGTCTCTCCATACTCCATG CCATACAAAGGGTCATATCAGTTACTTTGTCACGGGCAAAGAGGGAGATGATCCTGCTGTCTTTACTGGAGACACATTG TTCATAGCTGGCTGTGGGAAGTTTTTTGAAGGCACTGCCGAGCAGATGTATCAATCACTATGTGTTACCCTCGGTTCTTTGCCAAAGCCAACTCAAGTCTATTGTGGACATGAG TATACCGTGAAGAACTTGCAGTTTGCTTTGACAGTAGAACCAGAAAACGCAAAGATCTCCCAAAAATTAAAGTGGGCTGCGCAGAAGAGAAAAGAGGGCCTACCTACCATTCCCTCAAGCATCGAAGAAGAATTCGAGACTAATCCTTTCATGCGTGTTGACCTACCCGAGGTTCAG GAAAAAGTCGGGTGCACGTCTCCAGTTGACGCTCTCCGAGAAATAAGACAGCGAAAGGATAACTGGAGAGGTTGA